One stretch of Roseimicrobium sp. ORNL1 DNA includes these proteins:
- a CDS encoding Rid family detoxifying hydrolase → MQIISAPNAPAAVGPYSQAVRTGNLLFCSGQIPIDPATGKIEATDVEGQALQVIANIKAVLAGAGLTIQNVVKSTMFLQDMADFPKVNPIYEAGYEGHKPARSTIQVAKLPLGSLVEIEVIAEFAS, encoded by the coding sequence ATGCAAATCATCTCCGCACCCAACGCTCCCGCCGCTGTCGGCCCCTACTCCCAGGCCGTGCGTACGGGCAATCTCCTCTTCTGCTCCGGCCAGATCCCGATCGACCCGGCCACCGGCAAGATCGAAGCCACCGACGTGGAAGGCCAGGCCCTGCAGGTCATCGCCAACATCAAGGCCGTGCTCGCCGGCGCAGGTCTCACCATCCAGAACGTGGTGAAGTCCACCATGTTCCTTCAGGACATGGCCGATTTCCCCAAGGTGAACCCCATCTATGAAGCCGGCTACGAAGGCCACAAGCCCGCCCGCTCCACCATCCAGGTGGCGAAGCTTCCTCTCGGCTCCTTGGTCGAGATCGAAGTGATCGCTGAGTTCGCCAGCTAG
- a CDS encoding PQQ-binding-like beta-propeller repeat protein encodes MLRRIAPLAVISCLSAATLHAEWNQWRGSQRNGVSDDSTPIAGSLPEGSLTPIWESGTIPSDHDGGHSSPVVSGGRVYLSVVWHTRVPSETRLIDEEVVSAVGHRGTNQLGPELTKKMEDARKSRPGSTRGTALDEAAKKWVDDNFNEEQKLVLGTWAEQRFKQGKNAIDVELLDKVAKRQNKPFANAAEMMTWAEAEFPDAAVRERILKAIPDTLKVGRDTIVCLDGQTGKELWKFEHEGQPTGRRTSGTPAVVDGKVYAVGSTHLYAVDAEKGSLVWKTELKPAGAGSSPLVNDDKVYVMAGGLMCVEAATGKSLWTSKDVKGDTASPILWKTSDGKTTLVCNANKGLIGLDPTTGEKRWEVEGGGQSSPVIEGDHLVIFSGTQDVGLRCYLAQKDAAPKTLWSHWWMSRRYTGSPIIHEGHVYLMCGGKHQCVSLADGKVKWQEDVESTITSPLLVDGKILSIEQNGIFLRLIKADPTSYQLLGRAKVEAMWCPTPAPYDGRLIVRRKDKVVCFDLRQK; translated from the coding sequence ATGCTGCGCCGCATTGCCCCCCTTGCTGTAATCTCGTGCTTGTCCGCTGCCACACTCCACGCGGAGTGGAATCAATGGCGTGGCTCGCAGCGCAACGGCGTCAGCGATGACTCCACGCCGATAGCCGGTTCGCTTCCTGAGGGCAGCCTCACACCCATCTGGGAGAGTGGTACCATCCCTAGTGATCACGATGGCGGCCACAGCAGTCCCGTGGTCAGCGGCGGTCGCGTTTATCTGAGTGTGGTGTGGCACACACGCGTGCCATCCGAGACGCGTCTCATCGATGAGGAAGTCGTGAGTGCCGTGGGGCATCGCGGTACCAACCAACTCGGTCCGGAGCTCACGAAGAAGATGGAGGACGCGCGCAAGAGCCGTCCCGGCAGCACGCGCGGCACGGCGCTCGATGAAGCGGCGAAGAAGTGGGTGGATGACAACTTCAACGAAGAGCAGAAACTCGTGCTCGGCACCTGGGCCGAGCAGCGCTTCAAGCAGGGGAAAAACGCCATTGATGTCGAACTCCTCGACAAGGTGGCCAAGCGCCAGAACAAGCCCTTCGCCAATGCCGCTGAGATGATGACCTGGGCTGAAGCGGAGTTTCCAGATGCCGCCGTGCGTGAGCGCATCCTCAAGGCGATTCCAGACACGTTGAAAGTCGGTCGTGACACAATCGTGTGCCTCGATGGTCAAACCGGGAAGGAACTGTGGAAGTTTGAGCACGAGGGCCAACCCACCGGTCGCCGCACCTCTGGCACTCCCGCCGTGGTAGATGGCAAGGTGTACGCCGTCGGCAGCACCCATCTCTATGCCGTGGATGCGGAGAAGGGCTCGCTCGTCTGGAAGACGGAACTCAAGCCTGCCGGTGCAGGCAGTTCACCACTGGTGAATGACGACAAGGTGTACGTCATGGCTGGTGGTCTCATGTGTGTGGAAGCCGCCACGGGAAAGTCCCTCTGGACCAGCAAGGACGTGAAGGGGGACACCGCCAGTCCCATTCTCTGGAAGACCAGCGACGGCAAGACCACCCTGGTGTGCAACGCCAACAAGGGACTTATCGGCCTTGATCCCACCACGGGTGAGAAGCGTTGGGAAGTGGAGGGCGGCGGCCAGTCATCCCCGGTGATTGAGGGAGACCACCTTGTGATCTTCAGCGGCACCCAAGATGTGGGACTGCGTTGCTATCTCGCGCAGAAGGATGCCGCGCCCAAAACGCTCTGGTCCCACTGGTGGATGTCACGTCGCTACACGGGCTCACCCATCATCCACGAAGGTCACGTGTACCTCATGTGCGGTGGCAAACACCAGTGTGTGAGCCTTGCCGATGGCAAGGTGAAGTGGCAGGAAGACGTGGAGAGCACCATCACCTCACCCCTGTTGGTGGATGGAAAGATCCTCAGCATCGAGCAGAACGGCATCTTCCTCCGCCTCATCAAGGCGGACCCCACAAGTTACCAACTTCTCGGCCGTGCCAAGGTCGAGGCCATGTGGTGTCCTACACCAGCCCCCTACGACGGACGTCTCATCGTCCGCCGCAAGGACAAGGTCGTCTGCTTCGACCTGCGGCAGAAATAA
- a CDS encoding PepSY-associated TM helix domain-containing protein, with amino-acid sequence MKRRLFFLHSWLGLIAGLGLILIGLTGSVLVFKDELDGVLFPQMVKADPAGRERLPFDVLLASAKKAVPGHEIMWWDMARESDRADYVYVVVHGTEIWKGITVNPYTGELLAGPMEREDTITGLALSLHYSFLADHVGEFIAGVFGAMLFFLGITGVWLYRGFWKTLFLLRWGRSARIFFSDFHKMVGITSVAFNLILGFTGGWWNLRHIIGHLWEEEAPEGEQPQYITKSHYADTISMEALLKKAQGTIPGFNASAVSLPSAPELGITIVGQAGTGILTSPYGSSVMFDQQTGELKEAKDLRQGSVWEKVEDTFRPLHFGNFGGLPVKILWCIGGLTPGVLAVTGFIMWRKRRNPTRKKKVSGKASVTSDTREEVTELAARRVQDA; translated from the coding sequence ATGAAGCGCCGTCTGTTCTTCCTCCACTCGTGGCTTGGCCTGATCGCCGGGCTCGGCTTGATTCTCATCGGCCTCACGGGCAGCGTGTTGGTGTTCAAGGACGAGCTGGATGGCGTGCTCTTCCCCCAGATGGTGAAAGCCGATCCGGCGGGTCGCGAGAGGTTGCCCTTTGATGTCCTGCTGGCCTCTGCCAAGAAGGCAGTCCCTGGCCATGAGATCATGTGGTGGGACATGGCCAGAGAGTCGGACCGCGCCGACTACGTCTATGTGGTGGTCCACGGCACGGAGATCTGGAAGGGCATCACCGTCAATCCCTACACGGGCGAACTGCTCGCCGGTCCGATGGAACGCGAAGACACCATCACAGGCTTGGCGCTCTCGCTGCACTATAGTTTCCTCGCGGACCACGTGGGTGAGTTCATTGCCGGTGTTTTTGGCGCCATGCTCTTCTTCCTGGGCATCACAGGTGTGTGGCTCTACCGCGGCTTCTGGAAGACGCTCTTCCTACTGCGCTGGGGCCGGAGTGCGCGCATCTTCTTCTCGGACTTCCACAAGATGGTGGGCATCACCTCTGTGGCCTTCAATCTCATCCTGGGCTTCACCGGCGGCTGGTGGAATCTGCGACACATCATCGGTCACCTGTGGGAAGAGGAAGCGCCCGAGGGTGAGCAGCCGCAGTACATCACGAAGTCGCACTATGCGGACACGATCTCGATGGAGGCGCTGCTGAAGAAAGCGCAGGGGACGATTCCCGGATTCAACGCGAGTGCCGTTTCGCTGCCGTCGGCTCCTGAGCTGGGCATCACGATCGTTGGACAAGCTGGAACTGGCATCCTGACCAGTCCCTACGGCAGCAGCGTGATGTTTGACCAGCAGACGGGAGAGCTGAAGGAAGCCAAGGACCTGAGACAGGGAAGTGTGTGGGAAAAGGTGGAAGACACCTTCCGTCCGCTGCACTTCGGGAACTTCGGTGGCCTGCCGGTGAAGATCCTCTGGTGCATCGGTGGACTGACGCCTGGCGTGCTTGCGGTGACGGGTTTCATCATGTGGCGGAAGCGGCGGAATCCCACACGGAAGAAGAAAGTCTCCGGCAAGGCCTCGGTGACATCAGACACGCGCGAGGAAGTCACGGAGCTGGCCGCGCGGCGTGTGCAGGATGCGTGA